A single genomic interval of Helianthus annuus cultivar XRQ/B chromosome 6, HanXRQr2.0-SUNRISE, whole genome shotgun sequence harbors:
- the LOC110936415 gene encoding putative HVA22-like protein g, with amino-acid sequence MIGHFLTRGLVMVFGYAYPAYECFKSVEMNKPDIEQLRFWCQYWILVAMLTVCERIGDTFVSWVPMYSEAKLAFYIYLWYPKTKGTVYVYDSFFKPYIEKHEPEIDRNLTELKTRAGNMFVLYWQRAASYGQTRILDILQYIASQSAPKPHTPSSDSAPHQRDAADAEGHPQVPPAPSSSAAVLRAQKAMLSQSLAMVAKSQTSNEVEMTETEPSGNPDPPPKEVVMEEDVKVYTRVRSRKAGDTSGQ; translated from the exons ATGATTGGACATTTTCTTACCAGAGGGCTCGT AATGGTTTTTGGATATGCATATCCAGCGTATGAGTGCTTCAAATCAGTGGAGATGAATAAGCCTGATATCGAGCAACTTCGTTTTTGGTGTCAATATTG GATCTTAGTTGCTATGTTGACTGTTTGTGAACGGATTGGCGACACATTTGTTTCATG ggtTCCGATGTACAGTGAAGCAAAGCTAGCATTCTACATATACTTGTGGTACCCCAAAACAAag GGAACAGTTTACGTTTACGATTCGTTCTTCAAACCATACATTGAAAAACACGAGCCCGAAATTGATCGTAACTTGACGGAACTAAAGACGAGAGCtggaaatatgtttgttttgtacTGGCAAAGAGCCGCAAGTTATGGTCAAACGCGTATACTCGATATTCTTCAATACATTGCTTCACAATCAGCCCCTAAACCTCACACACCATCATCTGATTCAGCTCCTCACCAACGAGACGCTGCAGATGCAGAGGGCCACCCGCAAGTGCCGCCAGCACCATCGTCTTCTGCTGCTGTCTTGAGAGCGCAAAAGGCAATGTTGTCACAAAGTTTAGCTATGGTGGCAAAATCTCAAACGTCTAATGAGGTGGAGATGACGGAAACCGAGCCGTCTGGTAACCCTGATCCTCCCCCAAAGGAGGTTGTTATGGAAGAAGATGTTAAGGTGTACACGCGTGTTAGGTCAAGGAAAGCGGGTGACACGTCGGGTCAATAA